A single region of the bacterium genome encodes:
- a CDS encoding IS3 family transposase translates to MPIRSDHRDSTLLKRIKALKLEHPFWGYRRVRAWLVYREEVLVNEKRVRRIMKEHGFTVSQAIHKAKRTASRPKPRADKPLQYWGIDATKFMVCGLGWVYLVIVLDWYTKKVAGWNLSVRNRTQDWKEALDMAVNREFADGVRGRELKLISDNGSQPTSLSFMRDMSALEIEQVFTSYNNPKGNAYTERMMRTIKEEVLWLNEFYSFQEAKEKLDAWFVVDYNKLYVHSSLGYRSPEEFEALYSQQVLKEAM, encoded by the coding sequence CTGCCGATCCGCTCCGACCATCGGGACAGCACTCTGTTAAAGCGGATCAAGGCTCTGAAGTTGGAGCATCCGTTCTGGGGGTATCGCCGGGTTCGTGCGTGGCTGGTATACCGGGAGGAGGTGTTAGTGAATGAGAAGCGGGTTCGTCGCATCATGAAGGAGCATGGATTTACGGTATCTCAGGCGATTCACAAGGCTAAGAGAACTGCCTCCAGACCCAAGCCGAGGGCTGATAAGCCGTTGCAATACTGGGGCATAGACGCGACCAAGTTCATGGTCTGCGGTCTTGGCTGGGTCTACCTCGTGATAGTTCTGGACTGGTATACGAAGAAGGTAGCAGGCTGGAACCTTTCCGTAAGGAACAGGACGCAGGATTGGAAAGAAGCCCTCGATATGGCGGTCAATCGAGAGTTTGCCGATGGCGTTCGCGGCAGGGAATTGAAGCTCATAAGCGACAACGGGTCGCAGCCTACCTCCTTAAGCTTTATGAGGGATATGTCAGCGCTTGAGATAGAACAGGTATTCACGTCCTACAACAACCCGAAGGGTAACGCTTATACCGAGCGGATGATGCGAACCATCAAGGAGGAGGTCTTGTGGCTTAACGAGTTCTACTCGTTCCAGGAGGCGAAGGAGAAACTCGATGCGTGGTTTGTTGTGGATTACAACAAGCTATACGTGCACAGCAGCCTGGGATACAGGAGTCCGGAGGAGTTCGAGGCCCTTTACTCCCAGCAAGTTCTTAAGGAAGCAATGTGA
- a CDS encoding bifunctional enoyl-CoA hydratase/phosphate acetyltransferase, translating into MINSLEAIKAKAREHGPRRAVVAAAQDHVTLEALSIAQSEGIAKGILCGPKESIKKAADEAGVKLDGFEIKDCLDAEAAIAAVEEVRTKGDFLLKGHLETSKFLGAVLDKEVGLRTGRVLSHIAILEPPSLGRLLLVSDGGMNIAPDITTKLDIINNAIEVAHSLGISEPKVALLAAVEVVNPKMNDTLEWAEITQMACRGQIKGAFVDGPLALDLAVSDEAVKIKGVKSKVAGAADILIVPDIAAGNIFAKGLIYLGGASACGIVAGAAKPVVMLSRADDAKTKLYSIALGAAASK; encoded by the coding sequence ATGATCAACTCTCTTGAAGCCATAAAGGCAAAGGCTCGTGAACATGGTCCTCGCCGGGCGGTTGTTGCCGCCGCTCAGGACCACGTAACCCTTGAAGCGCTCTCGATAGCTCAGTCCGAAGGCATAGCAAAGGGCATTCTTTGCGGACCTAAGGAGAGCATAAAAAAAGCTGCCGATGAGGCGGGCGTCAAGCTCGACGGCTTCGAGATAAAGGACTGTTTGGATGCCGAAGCGGCGATTGCCGCAGTCGAGGAGGTTCGCACGAAGGGCGATTTTCTCCTGAAAGGCCATCTCGAAACGTCAAAATTCCTCGGAGCCGTTCTAGATAAGGAGGTCGGGCTCCGCACAGGCAGGGTGCTTTCCCATATCGCTATTCTCGAACCGCCCTCGCTCGGAAGGCTGCTTCTTGTCTCGGACGGGGGAATGAACATAGCGCCCGATATCACTACAAAGCTCGATATAATCAACAACGCAATAGAGGTCGCTCACTCGCTCGGCATCTCTGAACCTAAGGTCGCCCTGCTTGCCGCGGTCGAAGTGGTAAATCCCAAAATGAATGACACTTTGGAATGGGCAGAAATAACCCAGATGGCATGCCGCGGACAGATTAAGGGCGCGTTCGTGGACGGACCACTCGCTCTCGATCTCGCCGTATCCGATGAGGCGGTCAAGATAAAAGGCGTCAAGAGCAAGGTCGCAGGTGCTGCCGACATCCTCATCGTTCCCGACATTGCCGCCGGGAACATATTCGCAAAAGGACTCATATATCTCGGCGGAGCAAGCGCATGCGGAATCGTTGCCGGAGCGGCAAAGCCTGTAGTGATGCTTTCCCGCGCGGATGATGCCAAGACCAAGCTCTACTCTATTGCTCTTGGCGCGGCAGCGAGCAAATAA
- a CDS encoding DUF2723 domain-containing protein produces the protein MNQRRMDWLVAGIVFVIALVIYLYTVSPTVAFWDVGEFLACSHILGVPHPPGTPLFVLVGRIFSLLPIFPEIAMRINFMSVLSGTLTAALASLLISRVIRSFKIVKTESMEKWIPTVAGVAGALFILFAFSVWDNSLEAEVYSPSTLIGFGIIYLTVLWRDRFEAHKAVGAVAGGTGSPLASPAASFKNDALNANSLVLLALYITVLSSGIHLTPLLMLFGLIPFIAIVNHRLLPAFFLGILGLSFMLFELGWPQIAVLSLFVGYIFTQSKMSRKGFTPAWLFLGSYLLLILLAALKLPLLVILLGVAVFVGVFLYAAKEYKLDMKFLAIGAVLVAIGYSVQLYLLIRAHQHPSINMVAPETWDRFFSVLRREQYGRATVQNQLWPRKTVVDPDTGQATGIGPIAGILWQFVMYIKYYLWQWGMQALSGKSALTVAGRVLLTAVPTALGIMGLYSLAKRDKKLFWLLLTGYLLASVGLVIYVNMRFPHSGPLPKGFTSLPQEVRERDYFFTFSYAIWGLFTGFGLFEIIASLKQSVKRKGLFRVLSGVTGGVTIGAAVLAGIVNLPFLSRHGDWIPLEYGYNILASCREPSVIFTNGDNDTFPLWFVQEVPSTSYENNKKPYKHGVINANLSLLNTPWYIEQLKRKGAPVSFVYESKNEKIPLVKTSAGNAWEGYAAHPPVKPKTFEFTFFGRKVKADRHGNLYDSSRRKVGSVDTLTGLVSLAMEPEKKENGIGYIVADYGSGEIDNLPAYVILGRNRVIMLADLMIRDMLATNAGKVYADSEKVSVSGFSTKIPRDYLLPAPMFIDNVMKDYKETVMPVYFSSTVSPSRVSEFGPYLIQEGLALRFRKAPPSDTALTRPAINIDRSVQIFTKEFKMKSILDPKVRRDEQAKGLFINYGVAMQEIGELLASRGEPKKAYEFVKPVAQFEVEPEVRRVFLLNLYMFASQAGATEDADKYRKELEANNWLGGDFYIRQGIGYLRRGDTVRAEQELKKAYASATRENYQPLVSLALFYLETTKDTAKAMELTDAWNRRYPGHEVAFRLYLDYLNAPAKAIGVLDELIRMNPTEPGLIQFRDSLKRAFNL, from the coding sequence ATGAATCAACGCCGGATGGACTGGCTTGTAGCCGGTATTGTCTTTGTTATCGCTCTCGTAATCTACCTTTACACCGTTTCGCCTACGGTTGCCTTCTGGGACGTTGGCGAGTTTCTTGCCTGTTCCCACATTCTTGGCGTACCTCATCCGCCTGGAACGCCCTTATTCGTACTCGTGGGTCGAATCTTCTCTCTGTTGCCGATATTCCCCGAGATTGCCATGCGCATCAATTTCATGAGCGTTCTTTCCGGAACCTTGACCGCTGCCCTGGCATCCCTTCTTATCAGCCGCGTTATTCGTTCGTTCAAGATAGTCAAGACGGAGTCGATGGAGAAGTGGATTCCTACCGTTGCCGGCGTCGCAGGCGCACTGTTCATTCTTTTCGCCTTCTCAGTATGGGACAACTCCTTGGAGGCGGAGGTGTATTCTCCGTCGACCCTTATAGGGTTCGGAATCATATACCTGACCGTTCTGTGGCGTGATCGTTTCGAAGCGCATAAGGCAGTAGGTGCTGTAGCAGGAGGAACCGGTTCACCGCTTGCATCTCCGGCGGCTTCCTTCAAGAACGATGCTTTGAACGCCAATAGCCTTGTGCTCCTTGCTCTCTACATAACTGTTCTCTCCTCAGGTATCCACCTTACACCCCTGCTCATGCTTTTCGGTCTCATTCCCTTTATAGCTATTGTGAACCACAGGCTTCTTCCGGCATTCTTTCTTGGAATTCTCGGGCTGTCCTTCATGCTGTTCGAGCTGGGGTGGCCTCAGATTGCGGTTTTGTCCTTGTTTGTGGGCTACATCTTTACTCAGAGCAAGATGTCGAGAAAGGGATTCACTCCGGCATGGCTTTTCCTGGGTTCCTACCTCCTCCTGATTCTTCTTGCGGCGCTAAAGCTTCCTCTTTTGGTGATTCTGCTTGGCGTAGCAGTATTCGTCGGCGTCTTCCTTTATGCCGCGAAGGAATACAAGCTCGACATGAAGTTCCTTGCCATTGGAGCCGTACTTGTGGCTATAGGTTATTCGGTACAGCTGTATCTCCTCATTCGCGCTCACCAGCACCCCTCCATAAACATGGTCGCTCCCGAAACGTGGGACCGCTTCTTCTCCGTTCTCCGCAGGGAACAGTACGGAAGGGCAACCGTTCAGAACCAGCTATGGCCTCGCAAGACCGTTGTTGACCCTGATACAGGCCAGGCTACAGGAATAGGTCCCATTGCAGGAATACTATGGCAGTTCGTGATGTACATCAAGTACTATCTGTGGCAGTGGGGCATGCAGGCTCTTTCAGGCAAGTCGGCGCTGACCGTTGCAGGAAGGGTTCTTCTTACGGCCGTACCCACCGCCTTAGGCATCATGGGTCTTTATTCTCTGGCGAAGAGGGATAAGAAGCTTTTCTGGCTCCTGCTTACGGGGTATCTTCTTGCTTCTGTCGGGCTCGTCATATACGTCAACATGCGGTTCCCGCACAGCGGACCTTTACCGAAAGGATTTACGTCTCTTCCCCAGGAGGTTCGCGAACGAGACTACTTCTTTACCTTCAGCTATGCCATCTGGGGTCTTTTCACTGGGTTCGGGCTGTTTGAGATAATAGCGAGTCTCAAGCAGTCTGTAAAAAGAAAAGGTCTTTTCAGGGTTCTCTCAGGAGTTACCGGCGGCGTAACGATTGGCGCTGCCGTCCTTGCAGGCATCGTGAACCTGCCCTTCCTTTCCCGTCACGGCGACTGGATACCCCTTGAGTACGGCTACAACATTCTTGCCTCCTGCAGGGAGCCTTCGGTCATCTTTACGAACGGCGATAACGATACATTCCCGCTGTGGTTCGTGCAGGAGGTTCCTTCTACAAGCTACGAAAACAACAAGAAACCATACAAGCACGGCGTCATCAACGCCAATCTCTCTCTCCTTAACACTCCCTGGTACATCGAACAGTTGAAGCGAAAGGGCGCGCCGGTATCCTTCGTATACGAATCGAAAAATGAAAAAATCCCTCTCGTGAAGACCTCGGCAGGAAACGCCTGGGAGGGTTACGCGGCTCATCCGCCGGTTAAGCCGAAGACGTTCGAGTTTACCTTCTTCGGCAGGAAGGTCAAGGCTGACAGGCACGGTAATCTCTATGACTCGTCTCGCAGGAAAGTCGGCAGTGTGGATACACTTACCGGACTTGTGAGCCTTGCAATGGAACCTGAGAAAAAGGAGAACGGGATTGGCTACATAGTCGCGGACTACGGTTCGGGCGAGATCGACAATCTTCCGGCTTACGTAATCCTTGGACGCAACAGGGTAATCATGCTTGCGGATTTAATGATACGCGACATGTTAGCCACCAATGCAGGCAAGGTATACGCCGATTCCGAAAAGGTTTCTGTATCCGGCTTCTCGACCAAGATTCCCCGAGACTATCTCCTGCCGGCGCCCATGTTCATCGACAACGTGATGAAGGACTACAAGGAAACCGTTATGCCCGTTTACTTCTCGTCTACGGTATCACCATCCAGGGTTTCTGAGTTCGGACCTTACCTCATACAGGAAGGACTGGCACTGCGCTTCCGCAAGGCGCCGCCATCCGATACTGCACTGACCCGCCCGGCTATCAATATAGACCGTTCTGTGCAGATATTTACTAAAGAGTTCAAAATGAAATCAATACTCGACCCCAAGGTGCGCCGCGACGAGCAGGCAAAAGGGCTTTTCATCAACTACGGCGTCGCAATGCAGGAGATAGGCGAGCTTCTTGCCTCAAGGGGAGAACCTAAGAAAGCCTATGAGTTCGTCAAGCCGGTTGCCCAGTTTGAAGTTGAACCGGAGGTTCGCAGGGTATTCCTTTTGAATCTATACATGTTCGCGTCCCAGGCTGGCGCAACCGAAGACGCCGATAAGTACCGTAAGGAGCTCGAAGCCAATAATTGGCTCGGCGGCGATTTCTACATCCGCCAGGGCATAGGCTACCTGCGTCGGGGCGACACTGTCAGAGCGGAACAGGAACTCAAAAAAGCCTACGCATCCGCAACCAGGGAAAACTACCAGCCGCTGGTGAGCCTTGCTTTGTTCTACCTTGAAACGACAAAAGACACGGCAAAAGCGATGGAGCTGACCGACGCCTGGAACAGGCGATACCCTGGACACGAGGTCGCGTTCCGTCTTTACCTCGACTACCTTAATGCGCCTGCCAAGGCTATAGGCGTTCTCGACGAGCTTATACGCATGAATCCCACAGAGCCCGGACTCATACAGTTCAGGGATAGCCTTAAACGAGCATTCAATCTCTAA
- a CDS encoding TIGR00159 family protein, which yields MTDILRPGILDFVDVAVVTIIIYLFLRFIKGTRALQILIGLVLIFISTLVARTLNLAALSLILNSLMAIWIIAFVILFQPEIRNALARMGRYRLLRFLVRSESHVAVAEIMKAVEEMRKRKIGALIVFERDIDLGEYVATGTRIDARVSAALIVSIFTPPSPLHDGACIIRGDKVLSAASILPVSDEPWIEDYYGMRHRAGLGICSATDAVSIVVSEETGGVSVGLEGKLYTNLEIKELTAYLEKIYSKEEK from the coding sequence GTGACAGATATTCTGAGGCCGGGGATTCTTGATTTTGTAGATGTCGCCGTTGTCACGATAATCATCTATCTTTTCCTTCGTTTCATAAAAGGAACCAGAGCGCTTCAGATACTGATAGGGCTTGTATTGATTTTCATATCTACGCTTGTCGCCCGTACCCTCAACCTCGCGGCGCTCTCCCTTATCCTCAACTCGTTGATGGCGATATGGATAATCGCATTCGTCATTCTTTTTCAGCCCGAAATTCGCAATGCCCTTGCCAGGATGGGCCGCTACAGGCTCCTGAGATTTCTCGTGCGTTCCGAGTCTCACGTAGCGGTTGCCGAGATAATGAAGGCGGTGGAGGAGATGCGCAAGCGCAAGATAGGGGCTCTGATCGTGTTCGAGAGGGATATCGATCTCGGGGAGTATGTAGCCACAGGAACAAGGATTGACGCGCGGGTATCGGCGGCGCTCATCGTCTCAATCTTTACTCCGCCCTCACCCCTTCATGACGGGGCATGCATCATAAGGGGCGATAAGGTGTTGTCAGCGGCGAGCATCCTGCCCGTAAGCGACGAACCTTGGATAGAAGATTACTACGGGATGCGTCACCGTGCAGGACTGGGTATCTGTTCTGCCACTGATGCCGTCTCAATAGTAGTGAGCGAGGAAACCGGAGGGGTAAGCGTCGGACTTGAAGGAAAACTTTATACAAACTTAGAAATTAAAGAACTTACAGCCTACCTTGAAAAGATTTACTCCAAGGAGGAGAAATGA
- the folP gene encoding dihydropteroate synthase, whose translation MYLRPIAAASNAVLESELRRLEVDESCLGIFLDKKDSFLLKIKGMLTPAANILKQTALSLGADVAVHRDVITGKVDCSDALFMGTRRQLGRVAVSLSGQPFGLAGFEKQIFTLLGNLENPPSSINLPKSALPLDRPVIMGVLNVTPDSFSDGGSYLEPSAAISRLEEMLNEGADIIDVGAESSRPGADAVSTDTQIERLNPVFEYLKTKDIHWSIDTTSPLVAERAIKAGASIINDVSGGKVPELWSLASRSGAAYVLMHSKGVPKTMQNDPQYDDFNEELYEFFRAKLDEINAIGLSVKKMLIDPGIGFGKRVHDNSLAIARLAELKAFGVPILVGASRKSFIGKLLGLEVGERLEASIAASVISYLNGASILRVHDVAEHRRALDAASLISKGGER comes from the coding sequence ATGTACTTGAGACCTATTGCCGCGGCGTCAAATGCCGTTCTGGAATCAGAACTCAGGAGGCTTGAGGTTGACGAATCGTGTCTCGGAATATTTCTTGATAAGAAGGATTCCTTCCTTCTGAAGATAAAGGGCATGCTGACGCCGGCGGCGAACATTCTCAAACAGACCGCGCTATCCCTTGGCGCGGACGTTGCCGTACACAGGGACGTGATAACGGGTAAAGTAGACTGCTCGGATGCCCTGTTTATGGGGACAAGACGACAGCTCGGAAGGGTTGCCGTATCGCTTTCCGGACAGCCGTTCGGGCTTGCAGGCTTCGAAAAACAGATATTCACTCTGTTAGGTAACCTCGAAAACCCGCCTTCCAGCATAAATCTTCCTAAAAGTGCCCTTCCTCTTGACAGACCCGTCATTATGGGCGTCCTGAATGTTACGCCGGACTCCTTTTCAGACGGCGGCTCCTATCTTGAACCATCAGCGGCTATCTCTCGATTGGAAGAGATGCTGAATGAGGGAGCGGACATAATCGACGTGGGCGCTGAGTCGAGCCGACCCGGAGCCGATGCTGTTTCTACCGACACTCAGATTGAGCGTCTGAATCCTGTATTTGAGTATCTTAAAACTAAGGATATTCACTGGTCCATTGATACTACCTCGCCGCTTGTAGCGGAGCGGGCTATAAAAGCGGGTGCTTCCATAATCAACGACGTCTCGGGCGGCAAGGTTCCGGAACTATGGTCGCTGGCTTCGCGCTCGGGAGCCGCGTACGTTCTTATGCACTCCAAGGGTGTTCCCAAGACGATGCAGAATGACCCTCAATACGATGACTTCAACGAGGAGCTTTACGAATTCTTCCGGGCAAAACTCGATGAGATAAACGCAATCGGGCTTTCAGTCAAAAAAATGCTTATTGATCCTGGTATAGGCTTCGGAAAAAGAGTTCACGATAACTCTCTAGCCATAGCGAGGCTTGCGGAACTGAAGGCGTTCGGAGTACCCATCCTTGTCGGCGCATCCAGAAAATCCTTTATAGGCAAGCTTCTGGGGCTTGAGGTCGGAGAAAGACTTGAGGCTTCTATTGCTGCGTCCGTTATTTCCTACCTTAACGGAGCCTCAATCCTGCGTGTGCACGACGTAGCAGAGCACAGAAGGGCTCTTGACGCTGCATCTCTCATATCCAAAGGGGGCGAGCGGTGA
- the folE gene encoding GTP cyclohydrolase I FolE, giving the protein MANLRTVVDVKGVEQAVELLLKAIGEDPLRPGLRDTPQAVARMLPDVLSGIGQDPRDVLKTYTAQNQDEMILVKDIPFYSFCEHHLLPFFGKIHVAYIPRENRITGFGDIVRFVDILTRRPQIQERLTAEIADIFNEVLNPLGVMVVIEAEHLCVTMRGVKKPGTLTLTSAMRGALRRAETRAEALSLMKGLRL; this is encoded by the coding sequence ATGGCAAATCTAAGGACGGTGGTGGACGTAAAAGGGGTTGAGCAGGCCGTAGAGCTTCTCCTGAAAGCTATCGGCGAAGATCCGTTAAGGCCTGGTCTTCGCGATACTCCGCAGGCTGTAGCCCGGATGCTTCCCGATGTTCTATCGGGAATCGGGCAGGACCCCAGAGACGTTCTAAAAACCTACACAGCGCAGAATCAGGACGAGATGATTCTCGTGAAGGATATTCCCTTTTACTCCTTCTGCGAGCATCATCTTCTTCCCTTCTTCGGCAAGATTCACGTCGCCTACATTCCGCGCGAGAACAGGATTACGGGATTCGGCGACATCGTGCGTTTTGTCGATATCCTTACGCGCAGACCCCAGATTCAGGAGCGGCTTACAGCCGAGATTGCAGACATATTCAACGAGGTTCTGAATCCTTTGGGCGTCATGGTTGTCATAGAAGCAGAGCATCTGTGCGTCACGATGCGGGGGGTCAAGAAGCCGGGAACCCTAACCCTGACTTCTGCGATGCGAGGAGCTCTGAGACGGGCAGAAACAAGAGCCGAGGCGCTTTCATTGATGAAAGGACTCAGGCTCTGA
- a CDS encoding ATP-dependent metallopeptidase FtsH/Yme1/Tma family protein: protein MANKPPQQAGSVNLRTILIWVVLLIIIPVGYYFLFMRPQTPEISYTEFRNLIPELKNVSISEKQITGYFGDPNRPDARKLKIRDVNGDTVTTNRFKVLIPFDDPKIIDDLRAAGVEVRAQNRVQWLSILLSIVPWVLILFFWFMIMRQSQVGASRNLQFGKSRVRVTTETRPNVTFEDVAGVKEAKEELEEVIEFLRSPRKFSRLGGRIPKGVLLVGAPGTGKTLLARAVAGEASVPFLSISGSDFVELFVGVGASRVRDLFDQGKRHAPCIIFIDEIDAVGRHRGAGLGGGHDEREQTLNQLLVEMDGFQGSDGIIIMAATNRPDILDPALLRPGRFDRKVVLDQPDVLGREEILKVKVRRIPLAADVDLSVLARGTPGFTGADLENMVNEAALIAARRNRESVTAQDFEDAKDKVLMGAERRSLLLSPEEKRRTAYHEAGHALVSRMIPGMDPLHKVTIIPRGMALGVTQSLPIDERKIYPKDFCENQIAFMLGGRAAEEKVFGDLSTGAANDLEKATLLARKMVCEWGMSSKLGPLTFGRIEAEIFLGREMGVQRNYSEKTAQLIDDEIRSIVEGQHKRSKDIVERNVSKLKELAETLIKKETLDAQDIDSILGIKDKPNAEKKSRNQEKPGHGKSKDGGGRKRG from the coding sequence ATGGCTAATAAACCGCCGCAGCAGGCGGGTTCAGTTAATTTGAGAACCATCCTTATATGGGTAGTTCTGCTTATTATAATACCTGTAGGTTATTATTTTCTCTTCATGCGTCCGCAGACGCCTGAGATATCCTACACCGAGTTCCGGAATTTAATCCCCGAGTTGAAGAATGTATCCATCTCCGAGAAACAAATTACAGGATACTTCGGAGACCCCAATCGACCGGATGCAAGAAAGCTTAAGATACGCGACGTAAACGGCGACACCGTTACTACTAACCGCTTCAAGGTTCTCATACCGTTCGACGACCCTAAAATTATTGATGACCTCAGGGCGGCAGGCGTCGAGGTAAGAGCCCAGAACCGCGTCCAGTGGCTCAGCATACTTCTTTCAATCGTTCCCTGGGTTCTCATACTCTTTTTCTGGTTCATGATAATGAGACAGTCGCAGGTAGGAGCGTCGCGAAACCTTCAGTTCGGCAAATCGAGGGTAAGGGTCACTACAGAGACCCGGCCCAACGTTACCTTCGAAGATGTCGCAGGCGTAAAGGAAGCAAAAGAGGAGCTGGAAGAAGTAATCGAATTTCTCCGTTCTCCACGCAAATTCAGCCGTCTGGGCGGCCGAATCCCCAAGGGCGTGCTTCTTGTAGGCGCGCCCGGCACCGGGAAAACGCTTCTTGCCCGTGCCGTTGCCGGGGAGGCGAGCGTGCCCTTCCTTTCGATCTCCGGTTCAGATTTCGTAGAGCTCTTCGTGGGAGTCGGCGCGTCTCGAGTTCGTGATCTTTTTGACCAGGGCAAGCGTCATGCGCCATGCATCATTTTTATAGACGAGATAGATGCCGTGGGACGGCACCGCGGAGCAGGACTCGGAGGAGGTCACGACGAGCGAGAGCAGACGCTAAACCAGCTCCTTGTCGAGATGGACGGCTTTCAGGGTTCGGACGGAATCATCATAATGGCTGCCACTAATCGGCCCGACATCCTCGACCCGGCGCTCCTGCGGCCCGGCCGCTTCGACCGCAAGGTTGTTCTCGATCAGCCCGACGTTCTCGGACGAGAGGAGATCCTCAAGGTAAAAGTCCGCAGGATTCCCCTTGCCGCGGACGTCGACCTCTCCGTTCTTGCAAGGGGCACCCCGGGATTCACAGGAGCCGATCTCGAGAACATGGTCAACGAAGCCGCTTTGATAGCCGCACGCCGGAACCGTGAAAGCGTTACCGCCCAGGATTTCGAGGACGCCAAGGACAAGGTCTTGATGGGTGCGGAGCGCCGCAGCCTTCTCCTCTCGCCTGAGGAGAAGCGCCGCACAGCGTACCACGAGGCCGGCCATGCCCTTGTCTCGCGGATGATTCCGGGAATGGATCCCCTTCACAAGGTCACGATAATTCCGCGCGGGATGGCTCTCGGCGTAACGCAGTCCCTGCCCATAGACGAGCGCAAGATTTACCCGAAGGACTTCTGCGAGAACCAGATTGCTTTCATGCTCGGCGGAAGGGCCGCCGAGGAGAAGGTGTTCGGCGATCTCTCGACAGGAGCCGCAAACGATCTCGAAAAAGCCACGCTTCTTGCCCGCAAGATGGTCTGCGAATGGGGCATGAGCTCAAAGCTCGGCCCATTAACCTTCGGAAGGATTGAAGCCGAGATATTCCTGGGCCGCGAGATGGGCGTTCAGCGCAACTACAGTGAAAAGACCGCCCAGCTTATTGACGACGAGATCAGAAGCATTGTGGAAGGCCAGCACAAGCGTTCGAAGGATATTGTTGAGCGCAACGTCTCCAAGCTCAAGGAACTGGCCGAAACACTCATAAAGAAGGAGACGCTCGACGCCCAGGATATAGACTCGATACTCGGGATCAAGGACAAGCCGAATGCCGAAAAGAAGTCAAGGAATCAAGAAAAACCCGGACATGGCAAATCTAAGGACGGTGGTGGACGTAAAAGGGGTTGA
- the tilS gene encoding tRNA lysidine(34) synthetase TilS: MTFEKKVEQTLRRECGFREGAKVVVACSGGADSTALLFYLCRNRETLGIKKLGVYHLNHLLRGSESNADQEFVKKNSSNLKLPFHLERADAGRYAGENGLSLEMAGRKLRYKGLGKLLESGDYDLAALGHTASDNAEWLLISLIRGRAEPLLWGIPARRACFIRPLIRCTRDEVLTYLKSSGLSWREDASNESVSFVRNFIRHRVIPILKEINPSIETTLSRTLELGDLAKESLDKEASLALEYIMRFSDQPSSSAPSSPSLPSPPAVVSAQGSGSLKKNLELDTSKLSQYNIATQIRVLRRFAPWLGLHDLMKILLSGSIRGTREIARGRGQRLVRSYGRLRLLPLEDASEWDAYTIEDLNKEVHLSRFGWRLKAEKGEKREVQYNFDSVAFDANEVKPPLTLRPWREGDKIIPFGHNKEIKIKKVFTEKKVPRDLRKGWPLLCMGESVLWIVGLMRSAVAPVTGGTKEIIIMTLLRGENG, translated from the coding sequence GTGACGTTCGAGAAGAAAGTTGAGCAAACCTTAAGAAGAGAGTGCGGCTTCAGGGAGGGTGCAAAGGTTGTGGTCGCCTGTTCAGGCGGGGCTGACTCAACCGCTCTCCTTTTCTATCTCTGCAGGAACCGTGAAACCCTCGGAATAAAAAAACTCGGAGTATACCACCTCAACCATCTCTTGCGCGGGAGCGAGTCCAACGCAGACCAGGAATTCGTGAAAAAAAATTCGAGCAACCTCAAGCTGCCATTTCACCTTGAACGTGCGGATGCCGGGAGGTATGCCGGGGAGAATGGTCTTTCCCTGGAGATGGCAGGGCGAAAACTGAGGTATAAGGGGCTCGGAAAACTGCTTGAATCGGGCGATTATGACCTTGCGGCTCTGGGGCATACTGCGTCAGATAATGCGGAATGGCTTCTAATCTCCCTTATCCGGGGAAGGGCAGAACCTCTATTGTGGGGCATACCGGCAAGAAGAGCATGTTTCATCAGGCCTCTTATCCGCTGCACAAGGGACGAAGTGCTCACGTATCTCAAATCCAGCGGGCTGTCCTGGCGCGAGGACGCTTCCAACGAATCCGTTTCCTTCGTTCGCAACTTCATCCGGCATCGGGTAATCCCTATCCTTAAGGAGATTAACCCTTCAATCGAAACAACGCTCTCAAGAACCCTTGAACTTGGCGATCTAGCTAAGGAGTCGCTTGATAAAGAGGCAAGCCTTGCTTTAGAGTATATTATGCGCTTTTCCGACCAGCCGTCATCCTCTGCACCCTCCTCGCCCTCCTTGCCCTCCCCGCCTGCCGTTGTTTCCGCTCAAGGATCGGGGTCGCTTAAAAAAAACCTTGAACTTGACACTTCCAAGCTTTCACAATATAATATTGCTACACAAATCCGCGTTTTGCGGCGGTTCGCACCCTGGCTAGGGCTGCATGATTTGATGAAAATCCTTCTTTCCGGTTCTATTCGCGGAACACGGGAGATTGCAAGAGGGCGAGGCCAAAGACTCGTACGCTCTTACGGACGTCTTAGACTTCTCCCGCTTGAGGATGCGAGCGAATGGGACGCTTATACGATTGAGGATTTGAACAAGGAAGTGCATCTTTCCCGTTTCGGATGGCGGTTGAAGGCCGAGAAGGGGGAAAAAAGGGAAGTACAATATAATTTTGATAGCGTTGCGTTTGATGCAAATGAGGTTAAGCCGCCTCTTACGCTGCGGCCCTGGCGCGAAGGGGACAAGATTATCCCTTTCGGGCACAATAAAGAAATCAAGATCAAGAAAGTCTTTACGGAAAAAAAAGTGCCGCGAGACTTAAGAAAGGGCTGGCCTCTTTTGTGCATGGGAGAAAGTGTTTTGTGGATTGTAGGCTTAATGCGTTCGGCCGTTGCACCCGTAACGGGCGGAACGAAAGAAATAATCATCATGACTCTTTTGAGAGGTGAAAATGGCTAA